From one Flavobacterium sp. N502536 genomic stretch:
- a CDS encoding response regulator transcription factor: MRRRKYNRSHRNRLSGTGIFLRFGKRKIFNIFSHNNPKLNKNIQVENPILSAREVEIITLIALEYSGKEISEQLFISTNTVETHRKNIMKKLQIKSTIGLVKYALKNNLINS, from the coding sequence ATGCGCCGGAGAAAATATAATCGAAGCCATAGAAACCGTTTATCAGGGACAGGAATATTTTTGCGATTCGGTAAGAGAAAAATCTTTAATATCTTCTCTCATAACAATCCAAAACTCAACAAAAACATTCAGGTCGAAAACCCTATTCTAAGCGCGCGTGAAGTTGAAATCATCACTTTAATTGCCTTAGAATACAGTGGAAAAGAAATCAGCGAACAGCTATTCATCAGCACAAATACCGTAGAAACACACCGAAAAAATATCATGAAAAAACTACAGATAAAAAGTACCATTGGCCTTGTAAAATATGCCCTGAAAAACAATCTGATCAATTCCTGA
- a CDS encoding M28 family peptidase — protein MKKIILLLLIGTAFSCKNTQSVASKDNSDPSKYIEFISEKDLKTMLYVVASDEMEGRETGSKGQKKAGLYMIEQYKKSGISFPKRATDYYQHIPAAFLNARRNENLPDSENIWAYIEGSEKPDEVLVISAHYDHVGIKKGEIYNGADDDGSGTVAVIEMAKAFAKAKKDGHGPKRSILFLHVTGEEHGLHGSRYYSENPLFPIANTITDINIDMIGRRDVEHAQTNNYVYVIGADRLSTDLHNIVVAQNEKYTKIDLDFKFNDPKDPNHFYERSDHYNFAKYGIPAVFFFNGVHEDYHGKGDEPQKIEYDALTKRTKLAFAIAWDLANRENRPVVDKPIK, from the coding sequence ATGAAAAAAATCATACTATTATTGCTAATAGGCACTGCATTTTCCTGTAAAAACACGCAGTCAGTTGCCTCAAAAGACAATTCAGATCCGTCTAAATACATCGAATTTATTTCTGAAAAAGATCTGAAAACGATGCTTTATGTTGTCGCTTCAGATGAAATGGAAGGTCGTGAAACCGGATCGAAAGGACAAAAGAAAGCAGGTCTTTACATGATCGAACAATACAAAAAAAGTGGAATTTCGTTTCCTAAAAGAGCGACTGATTATTACCAACACATTCCTGCCGCTTTTTTAAATGCCAGACGCAATGAAAATTTACCGGATTCAGAGAATATCTGGGCTTATATTGAAGGTTCTGAAAAACCTGATGAAGTTTTGGTAATTTCAGCGCATTACGATCACGTTGGAATCAAAAAAGGCGAAATCTATAATGGTGCCGATGATGATGGTTCCGGAACAGTTGCTGTTATCGAGATGGCAAAAGCATTTGCAAAAGCAAAAAAAGACGGGCACGGACCAAAACGTTCCATCCTGTTTTTGCATGTAACCGGTGAAGAACACGGTTTACATGGTTCGCGTTATTATTCTGAAAATCCGTTATTCCCAATTGCCAATACGATTACCGACATTAACATCGATATGATTGGGCGTCGTGATGTTGAACACGCACAAACAAACAATTATGTTTACGTAATTGGAGCAGACAGACTTTCAACTGACTTACACAATATCGTGGTGGCTCAAAACGAGAAATACACCAAAATTGACTTGGATTTTAAATTTAATGACCCGAAAGATCCAAATCATTTTTATGAGCGTTCTGATCATTATAATTTTGCAAAATATGGAATTCCAGCTGTTTTCTTCTTTAACGGCGTGCACGAAGACTACCACGGAAAAGGCGACGAACCTCAAAAAATCGAATACGATGCTTTGACTAAAAGAACAAAATTAGCCTTCGCCATCGCCTGGGATTTAGCCAATAGAGAGAACAGACCGGTAGTCGATAAACCGATTAAATAA
- a CDS encoding metallophosphoesterase family protein, whose product MKKILLLSDTHSHIDDTILKYVAQADEVWHAGDIGDLNVTDTIKKLKPLRCVYGNIDDAQARLEFPLHNRFLCEDVSVWITHIGGYPGKYNPNIKEEMALNPPKLFICGHSHILKVMFDKKNNLLHMNPGAAGKSGFHQVRTMLRFVIDGDKIKDLEIVEIGKK is encoded by the coding sequence ATGAAAAAAATTCTTCTGCTTTCGGATACCCACAGTCATATTGATGATACCATTTTAAAATACGTTGCTCAGGCTGATGAAGTGTGGCATGCGGGAGATATTGGCGATCTGAATGTTACGGATACTATTAAAAAGTTGAAACCGCTTCGTTGTGTGTATGGTAATATTGATGATGCACAGGCGCGATTGGAATTTCCTTTACACAATCGGTTTTTATGTGAGGATGTTTCGGTCTGGATTACGCATATTGGAGGATATCCGGGAAAGTATAATCCCAATATAAAAGAAGAAATGGCACTGAATCCGCCCAAATTATTCATTTGTGGGCATTCACATATACTGAAGGTTATGTTTGATAAAAAAAATAATCTGTTGCATATGAATCCCGGAGCAGCCGGGAAAAGTGGGTTTCATCAGGTTCGAACGATGTTGCGATTTGTAATTGACGGCGATAAAATTAAAGACCTGGAGATCGTAGAAATCGGGAAGAAATAA
- a CDS encoding TetR/AcrR family transcriptional regulator — translation MMNTSEFILDKVAPIFNKQGYIGTSLTDITNATGLTKGAIYCNFTNKEDLALQSFRFNVDLAITPLFKLVAAKSGSLDKLYAITHYQRSYYDLVKDRGGCPMLRVGVDTKFINPLLFQTAQNLSQKFITGLTNIITEGIDKEEILPTTDALKYAKIILSLIEGSSLLAFTHNDESYIISAMDFIDSTIIDKIRK, via the coding sequence ATGATGAATACTTCTGAATTTATATTGGATAAAGTAGCCCCGATTTTTAACAAGCAGGGATACATTGGTACCAGTCTGACGGACATAACCAATGCAACCGGCCTTACGAAAGGAGCTATTTATTGCAATTTTACGAATAAAGAAGATTTGGCGTTGCAGTCGTTTCGGTTCAATGTCGATTTGGCGATTACACCCTTATTCAAACTTGTAGCTGCTAAGAGTGGAAGTCTTGATAAACTCTATGCTATTACCCATTATCAGAGAAGTTATTATGATTTGGTCAAAGATAGAGGCGGATGTCCTATGCTGCGGGTAGGAGTTGATACCAAATTTATCAATCCATTATTGTTTCAGACCGCTCAGAATTTATCCCAAAAATTTATTACCGGACTGACGAATATTATCACTGAAGGTATTGATAAAGAAGAGATACTACCAACTACGGATGCTCTGAAATACGCAAAAATAATATTGTCCTTAATTGAAGGCAGCTCGCTTTTGGCCTTTACACATAATGACGAGAGTTACATCATTAGTGCAATGGACTTTATAGACAGTACAATAATTGATAAAATTAGAAAATAG
- a CDS encoding acyl-CoA thioesterase, with protein sequence MEKVLKTKKKIRFQDCDPFNHLNNAKYLEYFINTREDQIAEHYNLDIFKYLRETGISWVVASNQISYMRPASTMETVLIESQLIQYSDNFLLVEMKMWNENETELKQFYG encoded by the coding sequence ATGGAAAAAGTATTAAAAACAAAAAAGAAAATCAGATTTCAGGATTGTGATCCTTTTAATCATTTAAACAACGCAAAATATCTGGAGTATTTTATTAATACCAGGGAAGATCAGATTGCGGAGCATTACAATTTGGATATCTTTAAATATCTTAGGGAAACAGGAATTAGCTGGGTGGTAGCATCCAATCAGATCAGTTATATGCGACCTGCTTCTACAATGGAAACAGTACTGATTGAGTCACAATTGATTCAGTACAGCGATAATTTTCTGCTGGTTGAAATGAAAATGTGGAATGAAAATGAAACCGAATTAAAGCAATTTTATGGATAA
- a CDS encoding dienelactone hydrolase family protein, with product MKNSALLLFATLLFSNGINAQLKAVKYKDGSQALNGLFVKSLKKSTQNPGILLIPAWLGIDKASKDIAENLSKLGYHVFIADIYGEGNYPANTAEAGKQSGYYKSNYEIYQKRINAALQELIKSGANADNIVAIGYCFGGTGVLEAARGHLKLKGVVSFHGSLARDAARKIEPITSKVLICHGADDPYESKEEITAFQQEMRDAKADWQMIYYANAVHSFTNPEAGNDNSKGAAYNAVAAKRSFEHLQLFLNEVLKK from the coding sequence ATGAAAAATTCGGCCCTTCTCCTTTTTGCTACCCTACTGTTTTCTAACGGTATAAATGCGCAATTAAAAGCTGTAAAATATAAAGATGGTTCTCAGGCTTTAAACGGACTATTTGTAAAATCTCTTAAAAAAAGCACTCAAAATCCGGGTATTTTACTTATTCCGGCCTGGCTTGGAATTGACAAAGCGTCTAAAGATATTGCAGAAAACTTATCAAAATTAGGTTACCATGTTTTCATAGCCGATATCTATGGCGAAGGAAACTATCCTGCCAATACTGCCGAAGCAGGAAAACAGTCCGGCTACTACAAAAGCAATTACGAGATCTATCAAAAACGCATCAATGCTGCCTTACAGGAATTAATCAAATCCGGAGCCAATGCTGACAATATTGTGGCTATTGGCTATTGTTTTGGAGGAACCGGAGTTCTTGAAGCTGCACGTGGCCATTTGAAATTAAAAGGAGTAGTTTCGTTTCACGGAAGTTTAGCCAGAGACGCTGCCCGCAAGATTGAACCAATCACCTCTAAAGTACTGATTTGTCATGGAGCTGACGATCCTTATGAATCAAAAGAAGAAATCACTGCTTTTCAACAGGAAATGCGCGATGCAAAAGCCGACTGGCAAATGATTTATTACGCCAATGCCGTACACTCTTTCACAAATCCGGAAGCAGGAAATGACAACTCAAAAGGCGCAGCCTATAATGCTGTTGCTGCAAAAAGATCTTTTGAACACTTACAGCTTTTCCTGAACGAAGTACTAAAAAAATAA
- a CDS encoding response regulator transcription factor: MKHKIRIHLADDHQVLIDGLTNLLQTVENFEVVGNSLDGTTVYNDILQNNPDILILDISMPKKDGIEVVKELLQKDFQCKIIILSSTMI, from the coding sequence ATGAAACACAAAATAAGAATACACCTTGCAGATGATCATCAGGTGCTTATTGATGGCCTGACCAATCTGCTGCAGACCGTTGAAAATTTTGAAGTAGTCGGCAATTCACTGGACGGCACCACTGTTTATAATGATATCCTCCAAAACAATCCTGATATTTTGATCCTGGACATCAGCATGCCTAAAAAAGACGGCATAGAAGTAGTCAAAGAGCTGCTGCAGAAAGATTTTCAATGCAAAATCATTATTTTGTCCAGCACGATGATTTAA